A stretch of the Arvicola amphibius chromosome 8, mArvAmp1.2, whole genome shotgun sequence genome encodes the following:
- the Rnpepl1 gene encoding aminopeptidase RNPEPL1 has translation MAAQCCCRKAPGAEAAPARPPPEPPPALDVASASSAQLFRLRHLQLGLELRPEARELAGCLVLELCALRPAPRALVLDAHPALRLHSVSFRRAPAASESPCTFAFPVPELGPPLPAFADASDAESAGCPLAFRLDPFTDYGSSLTVTLPPELQAHQPFQVILRYTSTDAPAIWWLDPELTYGNAKPFVFTQGHSVCNRSFFPCFDTPAVKSTYSAVVKAPLGVQVLMSATRSVYVEEEGVYHFHMEHPVPAYLVALVAGDLKPADIGPRSRVWAEPCLLPTATSKLSGVVEQWLSAAERLYGPYMWGRYDIVFLPPSFPIVAMENPCLTFIISSILESDEFLVIDVIHEVAHSWFGNAVTNATWEEMWLSEGLATYAQRRITTETYGAAFTCLETAFRLDALHRQMRLLGEDSPVSKLQVKLEPGVNPSHLMNLFTYEKGYCFVYYLSQLCGDPQRFDDFLRAYVEKYKFTSVVAQDLLDSFLSFFPELKEQSVDCRAGLEFERWLNATGPPLAEPDLSQGSSLTRPVEALFQLWTAEPLEQATASASAIDISKWRTFQTALFLDRLLDGSPLPQEVVMSLSKCYSSLLDSMNAEIRIRWLQIVVRNDYYPDLHRVRRFLENQMSRMYTIPLYEDLCTGALKSFALEVFYQTQGRLHPNLRRTIQQILSQGLGPSAEPSAETSTELGSAEADTNPDSPALLLGDEAPGSTISLRDVNVSA, from the exons ATGGCGGCACAGTGCTGCTGCCGCAAGGCGCCCGGTGCCGAAGCGGCACCCGCCCGCCCGCCGCCCGAGCCGCCGCCCGCCCTGGACGTGGCCTCGGCCTCCAGCGCGCAGCTCTTCCGCCTCCGCCACCTGCAGCTCGGCCTGGAGCTGCGGCCCGAGGCGCGTGAGCTGGCCGGCTGCCTGGTGCTGGAGCTGTGCGCGCTGCGGCCCGCGCCCCGCGCGCTCGTGCTCGACGCGCACCCGGCCCTGCGCCTGCACTCGGTCTCGTTCCGCCGCGCCCCTGCCGCCTCCGAGTCGCCCTGCACTTTCGCCTTCCCTGTCCCCGAGTTGGGGCCCCCGCTGCCCGCTTTCGCTGATGCGTCTGACGCGGAGTCCGCCGGCTGCCCTCTGGCCTTCAGGTTGGACCCATTCACCGACTATGGCTCCTCGCTGACCGTCACACTGCCACCCGAACTGCAGGCGCACCAGCCCTTCCAGGTCATCCTGCGGTACACCTCCACAGACGCCCCCGCA ATCTGGTGGCTGGACCCAGAGCTGACCTATGGCAATGCCAAGCCTTTCGTCTTCACCCAGGGCCACTCTGTATGCAACCGCTCCTTCTTCCCGTGCTTCGATACGCCTGCCGTCAAGAGCACCTACTCAGCCGTTGTCAAG GCCCCTCTAGGGGTACAGGTGCTGATGAGTGCCACACGGAGCGTGTACGTGGAGGAGGAAGGCGTCTACCACTTCCACATGGAGCATCCTGTACCTGCCTACCTCGTGGCTCTTGTGGCCGGAGACCTCAAGCCAGCAGACATTGGGCCCAG GAGCCGTGTGTGGGCTGAGCCATGCCTCCTGCCCACAGCCACCAGCAAGCTATCAGGTGTTGTGGAACAGTGGCTAAGTGCTGCGGAGCGACTATATGGGCCGTACATGTGGGGCAG ATATGACATCGTTTTCCTGCCACCCTCCTTCCCCATCGTTGCCATGGAGAATCCGTGCCTCACCTTTATCATCTCCTCCATCCTTGAGAGTGATGAGTTCCTGGTGATTGATGTCATCCACGAGGTGGCCCACAGCTGGTTCGGCAATGCTGTCACCAATGCCACTTGGGAGGAGATGTGGCTGAGTGAAGGCCTGGCCACCTATGCACAGCGCCGCATCACCACAGAGACCTATG GGGCTGCTTTCACCTGCCTAGAGACAGCCTTCCGCCTGGACGCCCTGCATAGGCAGATGCGGCTTCTTGGGGAGGATAGTCCAGTTAGCAAGTTGCAGGTCAAGCTAGAACCAG GAGTGAACCCCAGCCACCTGATGAACCTGTTCACCTATGAGAAGGGCTACTGTTTCGTATACTACCTGTCCCAGCTCTGTGGAGATCCCCAGCGCTTTGATGACTTTCTCCGA GCCTATGTGGAGAAATACAAATTCACCAGCGTGGTGGCCCAGGACCTGCTGGACTCCTTCTTGAGCTTCTTTCCAGAACTGAAGGAGCAGAGCGTGGACTGCCGGGCAG ggctgGAGTTCGAGCGCTGGCTCAATGCCACAGGCCCACCACTGGCTGAGCCAGACCTGTCTCAGGGGTCCAGCCTCACCCGGCCTGTAGAGGCCCTCTTCCAGCTGTGGACTGCAGAGCCTCTGGAGCAAGCAACAGCTTCAGCCAGTGCCATTGACATCTCCAAGTGGAGGACTTTCCAGACAGCGCTCTTCCTGGACCGACTGCTAGATGGATCGCCGTTGCCCCAGG AGGTGGTGATGAGCCTGTCCAAATGCTACTCATCCCTGCTGGACTCCATGAATGCTGAGATCCGCATCCGCTGGCTGCAGATCGTCGTCCGCAATGACTACTATCCTGATCTCCACAGGGTCCGCCGTTTTCTGGAGAACCAG ATGTCGCGCATGTACACCATCCCCCTGTATGAGGACCTCTGCACCGGTGCCCTCAAGTCCTTCGCACTGGAGGTCTTCTACCAGACACAGGGCCGGCTACACCCCAACTTACGCAGAACCATCCAGCAGATCCTGTCCCAGGGACTGGGCCCCAGTGCTGAGCCCAGTGCAGAGACCAGCACAGAGTTGGGCAGTGCTGAGGCAGACACGAACCCAGACTCGCCAGCCCTGCTACTCGGGGACGAGGCCCCCGGTAGCACCATCTCTCTCAGGGACGTCAATGTGTCTGCCTAG
- the Dusp28 gene encoding dual specificity phosphatase 28 — MGTSETAPPPFARVAPGLFIGNARAASATELLVRAGITLCVNVSRQQPGPRAPGVAELRVPVFDDPAEDLLTHLEPTCAAMEAAVRDGGACLVYCKNGRSRSAAVCTAYLMRHRGHSLERAFQMVKSARPVAEPNMGFWAQLQKFEQNLQAQALLPREPADPE, encoded by the exons ATGGGCACCTCTGAGACCGCACCGCCGCCGTTCGCGCGCGTCGCCCCCGGGCTCTTCATCGGGAACGCGCGAGCCGCGAGCGCGACGGAGCTGCTGGTGCGCGCGGGCATCACTCTGTGCGTCAACGTCTCCCGCCAGCAGCCCGGTCCGCGCGCGCCCGGAGTGGCCGAGCTGCGCGTGCCCGTGTTCGACGACCCAGCGGAAGACCTGCTGACGCACCTGGAGCCCACCTGTGCCGCCATGGAGGCCGCGGTGCGCGACGGCGGCGCCTGCCTCGTGTACTGCAAGAACGGCCGCAGCCGCTCGGCCGCCGTCTGCACGGCCTATCTCATGCGCCACCGCGGCCACAGCCTGGAGCGCGCCTTCCAG ATGGTGAAGAGCGCTCGCCCGGTAGCCGAGCCCAATATGGGTTTCTGGGCTCAGCTGCAGAAGTTTGAACAGAACCTCCAGGCCCAGGCCCTCCTGCCCCGGGAACCCGCTGATCCCGAGTAA